Genomic DNA from Paenibacillus donghaensis:
CAAATGTCGATGCAGAGCCTTATGGTGGGATTGTAATCCCCATTCTCGATAGCGATAATCGTCTGCCGGGTCACACCCACCGCTTCGGCTAGCTGCTTCTGCGACAGGTCTTTGGCCGCTCGGGCGGCTTTCAGTTTCAGGTTCTTACTCATAAATCACCTCATGACCAATGTAATATATACTATACCTAATGTCAAATATATATTACATTTTTTGAGCGGCAAACTATGTTACACTGGTATAAATTCAACAGCAAGGAGAACCTGATCATAAATGAAGCTGATATCATGGAATGTAAACGGCCTGCGGGCCTGTGTGAATAAAGGGTTTAATGAATATTTTGCCGCAAGCGATGCGGATATCTTCTGTGTGCAGGAAACGAAACTGCAAGAAGGACAGATCACGCTTGAGCATGGGGAGGAGTACCGCCAGTATTGGAACTATGCAGTGAAAAAGGGGTATTCCGGCACGGCTGTGTTCACCCGGATTCCGCCGCTTTCGGTCTGGTACGGGTTAGAGGAAGATTCGGAGGCGGAAGGCCGGATGATCACGCTGGAATTTGAAAACTTCTATCTGGTGAACGTATACACGCCCAATGCGAAACGCGATTTGTCCCGGCTGGATTACCGGATGGAATGGGAGGACCGTTTCCGCAGCTATGTTCAGAAGCTGGATGCACAGAAACCGGTCCTGATCTGCGGGGATCTGAATGTGGCGCATGAGGAGATTGATCTGAAGAATGCCAAGCCCAATATCGGCAATTCCGGCTTCACCCTTGAGGAAAGAGCCAAGATGAGCTCGCTGCTGGCGGCCGGCTTCATCGATACGTTCCGTCATT
This window encodes:
- a CDS encoding helix-turn-helix transcriptional regulator; amino-acid sequence: MSKNLKLKAARAAKDLSQKQLAEAVGVTRQTIIAIENGDYNPTIRLCIDICLTLGLTLDQLFWEGEKNEQVPSG
- a CDS encoding exodeoxyribonuclease III, with the translated sequence MKLISWNVNGLRACVNKGFNEYFAASDADIFCVQETKLQEGQITLEHGEEYRQYWNYAVKKGYSGTAVFTRIPPLSVWYGLEEDSEAEGRMITLEFENFYLVNVYTPNAKRDLSRLDYRMEWEDRFRSYVQKLDAQKPVLICGDLNVAHEEIDLKNAKPNIGNSGFTLEERAKMSSLLAAGFIDTFRHFYPDKTGAYSWWSYMPKVRERNVGWRIDYFLASARLADQLKGAYIECDVMGSDHCPVVLELADL